A single window of Paenibacillus sp. FSL H8-0537 DNA harbors:
- a CDS encoding DUF3267 domain-containing protein, protein MDESEWRPFIHNDWFREHYMKFVYLMMAILLLAPMAFERGFAFVANVPIIPIIVLVFIIHEVIHILVIYTKGDISLTFKGIFFWLHTNATLSKTRFWLFMSLPFILLSVVPGVAALFVSGTIQSLLLFICWINFIISSSDVINSLLILIKPNRAVFCNGKYRVTEISHK, encoded by the coding sequence ATGGATGAATCAGAATGGAGGCCATTCATTCATAATGATTGGTTCCGAGAGCATTATATGAAATTTGTTTATCTGATGATGGCCATTTTATTGCTGGCACCTATGGCTTTTGAGAGAGGGTTTGCTTTTGTTGCGAATGTCCCTATTATTCCAATAATCGTTCTCGTGTTTATCATTCATGAAGTTATTCATATTCTCGTTATATACACTAAAGGTGATATTAGTTTAACATTCAAGGGAATATTCTTTTGGCTCCATACGAATGCAACGTTGTCCAAAACAAGATTTTGGCTCTTTATGAGCCTGCCCTTTATCCTATTATCGGTAGTACCTGGCGTTGCAGCATTATTTGTATCAGGAACGATTCAATCACTTCTGTTGTTTATTTGTTGGATAAATTTCATTATTTCTTCCTCGGATGTAATAAACTCATTATTAATTTTAATTAAGCCTAATAGAGCTGTATTTTGCAATGGGAAATACCGAGTAACCGAAATTTCGCACAAATAA